One Acidobacteriaceae bacterium genomic region harbors:
- a CDS encoding cupin domain-containing protein: MKNEILVIPSNDSAMTNPEDGLRRQVMAYSPSMMLVRHRMVKGWIGARHSHPHEQMVYIVSGHLIFEHPNGRFEAKAGDSFLVPGGVEHQARALEDSEVLDVFTPYREDYAVQP; the protein is encoded by the coding sequence ATGAAGAACGAAATCCTGGTAATCCCTTCCAACGACAGCGCCATGACGAATCCTGAGGATGGGCTTCGGCGGCAGGTGATGGCTTACAGCCCGAGCATGATGCTTGTGCGGCACAGGATGGTCAAAGGATGGATCGGCGCTCGTCACAGTCATCCGCACGAACAAATGGTCTATATCGTTAGCGGACATCTCATCTTCGAACACCCGAACGGACGCTTCGAGGCGAAGGCAGGTGATTCATTTCTCGTTCCGGGCGGGGTCGAACACCAGGCGCGTGCGCTCGAGGACTCAGAGGTGCTCGACGTCTTCACACCGTACCGCGAGGACTATGCTGTTCAGCCTTAG
- a CDS encoding LamG domain-containing protein — translation MRFRSLFSQTGLRFGRLVKPAILIATFSAFVCSAQEVGGAAATHEPGLLFYLSGDHGFKADLASGGNPDPNFLYDVKILPGGAKGSYLQCGNNQLLSYWAPGNIYAQRGTLAFYWRSRDPVDDTEFPIFRVGYGDHSSWDMVWLRIDYNGHGFDAFVTDDNLGRTRVSYTMPDFPKASEWTHLALAWDENTGIRFYVNGKLVATKAATGPFDAALDQFGPHSRIIAPTGVESSYNYDRGGDIDEVRIYDRMLSDDNIASLARGETPAQIPGVPQSGSHTWSKATETEWWYRYGWNHADKIPAPLPSELTTVRKVEIHDAYDLKRWWWKGTDGIPETTWPGVFNRSKLVGRWDYFQLPDWDCYTVSGRSVTFYLPNEPWNHLEIRSGASGKFDLLTPGAGKPGAVADPDQHDTSPMLAKTLFEKAHDSQRTTFDLSEPLTGEKVRFTNAEPEWPIQEFEAYYVHPGAEPKGVAVLRYTMTAGGGAANPSLATLSEFIHNRFPAAERATMVAVPGVAVGGGRTSIGHGRAAKSTASDSGVDPLPIVHLLIPSDYRDLETDIGHGTSYSWQNMHAGLDGVAIDLPAMNIAPTHGAYVPMNIQIKDPVWPMRNVMDYSFSIKPGQPYTLWLDTRDRILPNGKSLYLTIASASPEFNVHALEGMHVRLIFKPYKAALPEHIADRLTQVRDNYANLVEESVNSRKLNIYNRFDADVSDLLRVDPENDLGRKYWNELNHEQLHPPFTLPQAPPGVPEWAFLQVEDLRQLKSLINWYVDNRQISNGEFGGGLCDDSDFLNWWPGLAMMGSTPDKLKNSLLRTLDEIYADDMFTNGLATGQYDELHSYEDGINVLGQAMQIDYGSPKQLERAMQTAKRLEWLTGYNSAGQRQIRSSYYSATKMATGGVWGWAKDRSYMVFHPALLLAEYNGTPETVKMVTEVADGFLAHRRPDANGKMTMHFTVNFHTNEDLPSTAMTPWFVLWGAYKFTGDTKYLQPFGDNGPESLRTINADAMDILHTRDTWGKQLLATNAPDRRTDSGNASETTEQLAWQLTGDTSHLEKVYVSQLETAFDREFINREGSLWIDRVYYNNGELQRGRLGGVALMRNFDFPGNVVSWRFQGPDDDTKVAILVPEGTPNHIRILAYNLDEKPITAKMAGWEVDPGEWEIQQGTQENETQPAANISSRVATFERSRSINVTFAPHATTVLELTLKQKGTPYWSRPDLGIDPEDVRIMGRRITVKVHSLGAVDAPPAKVVLRDASGNILATTMSPALKAPIDLVPKIAVLTLRAPANAKLDGGTVTIESTGDVPETTLINNTVKLPPVSAAAAPPHVVPH, via the coding sequence ATGCGGTTTCGTTCTCTGTTTTCGCAGACTGGACTTCGATTTGGCAGGCTGGTGAAGCCGGCGATTCTTATCGCCACCTTTTCGGCCTTTGTTTGCAGCGCTCAAGAAGTCGGAGGCGCGGCGGCGACGCATGAGCCCGGATTGCTTTTTTATCTTTCCGGAGATCATGGGTTCAAGGCGGACCTAGCTTCCGGCGGGAACCCTGATCCCAACTTCCTGTATGACGTTAAGATCCTGCCGGGCGGGGCGAAGGGCTCTTATCTTCAATGCGGGAACAACCAACTGCTCTCATACTGGGCACCTGGAAACATCTATGCGCAGCGTGGAACTCTCGCGTTCTACTGGCGATCGCGCGACCCGGTTGACGATACGGAGTTCCCTATTTTTCGTGTGGGCTATGGCGACCACTCAAGTTGGGACATGGTGTGGTTGCGTATCGACTACAACGGACATGGCTTCGATGCGTTTGTAACCGATGACAACCTTGGGCGCACGCGTGTGTCTTACACGATGCCGGATTTTCCGAAGGCGAGCGAATGGACGCACCTTGCGCTCGCGTGGGATGAGAACACCGGCATCCGCTTTTATGTAAATGGCAAACTCGTCGCGACGAAAGCGGCAACAGGGCCGTTCGATGCTGCGCTCGATCAGTTTGGACCACATTCGCGAATTATCGCGCCGACTGGCGTTGAGAGCTCCTACAACTACGATCGCGGCGGCGATATCGACGAGGTGCGGATTTACGATCGCATGCTCTCGGACGACAACATCGCGTCTCTTGCGAGAGGAGAGACGCCGGCGCAGATTCCTGGTGTTCCGCAAAGCGGCAGTCACACGTGGAGTAAAGCGACAGAGACTGAGTGGTGGTATCGCTATGGCTGGAACCACGCGGATAAGATTCCCGCGCCTCTTCCGTCGGAGCTGACGACCGTGCGGAAGGTGGAGATTCATGATGCGTACGATCTCAAGCGGTGGTGGTGGAAGGGTACGGACGGAATACCGGAGACGACGTGGCCGGGTGTGTTCAACCGGTCAAAACTTGTGGGCCGGTGGGATTATTTCCAACTACCTGACTGGGACTGCTATACGGTTTCCGGAAGATCGGTGACCTTCTATCTTCCTAATGAGCCGTGGAACCATCTTGAAATTCGCAGCGGTGCATCGGGAAAGTTTGATCTGCTGACGCCGGGCGCTGGTAAACCGGGAGCCGTTGCCGATCCCGACCAACATGACACTTCCCCGATGCTGGCAAAGACTCTGTTCGAGAAGGCCCATGACTCACAGCGAACTACATTCGATCTAAGCGAGCCCCTCACGGGCGAGAAGGTGCGATTCACCAATGCCGAACCAGAGTGGCCTATCCAGGAGTTCGAGGCTTACTACGTTCATCCGGGCGCAGAGCCAAAGGGAGTCGCCGTCCTGCGGTACACAATGACTGCGGGAGGCGGCGCGGCCAATCCGTCGCTCGCAACGCTATCTGAATTCATTCACAATCGCTTCCCTGCTGCTGAGAGAGCAACAATGGTGGCCGTGCCCGGAGTGGCTGTTGGTGGCGGCCGCACATCCATCGGACATGGCCGTGCAGCGAAGAGCACGGCGAGCGACTCTGGAGTTGATCCGCTGCCAATCGTTCACCTTTTGATCCCGAGTGACTACCGCGATCTGGAAACGGACATCGGGCACGGCACCTCGTACAGCTGGCAGAACATGCATGCGGGACTTGATGGTGTTGCGATTGATCTCCCGGCGATGAACATTGCGCCTACACACGGCGCGTACGTTCCGATGAACATCCAGATCAAAGACCCGGTCTGGCCGATGCGCAACGTGATGGACTACAGCTTTTCCATCAAGCCGGGCCAGCCCTATACATTGTGGCTCGACACTCGCGATCGAATTCTGCCGAACGGGAAGAGCCTCTATCTCACAATTGCGTCGGCGAGTCCTGAGTTCAATGTGCACGCACTTGAAGGGATGCACGTGCGATTGATCTTCAAGCCGTACAAAGCTGCACTTCCAGAGCACATCGCTGATCGGCTGACGCAGGTGCGGGATAATTATGCAAATCTGGTCGAAGAGTCAGTCAACTCCCGTAAGCTGAATATCTATAACCGCTTCGATGCGGACGTTTCAGACCTGCTTCGGGTTGACCCTGAAAACGATCTGGGTCGCAAGTATTGGAATGAGCTCAACCATGAGCAACTTCATCCGCCGTTTACGCTGCCGCAAGCTCCGCCGGGAGTTCCGGAATGGGCGTTCCTGCAGGTTGAAGATCTGCGCCAACTGAAGAGCCTGATCAACTGGTACGTGGACAATCGCCAGATCTCAAACGGAGAGTTTGGCGGAGGTCTTTGTGACGATAGCGACTTCCTGAACTGGTGGCCCGGACTTGCAATGATGGGATCCACTCCGGACAAGTTGAAGAACTCCTTGCTTCGCACGCTCGACGAGATCTACGCGGACGACATGTTCACCAATGGTCTCGCTACCGGACAATATGACGAGCTGCACAGTTACGAAGATGGCATCAACGTTCTCGGGCAGGCGATGCAGATCGATTACGGCAGTCCGAAGCAGCTTGAGCGCGCGATGCAGACCGCGAAACGGCTTGAATGGTTGACCGGCTATAACTCCGCGGGCCAGCGCCAGATCCGCTCGTCGTACTACAGCGCTACAAAGATGGCGACGGGCGGTGTGTGGGGATGGGCAAAAGACCGCTCCTACATGGTGTTTCATCCGGCTCTTCTGCTCGCCGAGTACAACGGCACCCCGGAGACGGTGAAGATGGTCACTGAAGTAGCGGATGGTTTTCTGGCTCATCGTCGGCCAGATGCGAATGGAAAAATGACGATGCATTTCACCGTGAACTTTCACACGAACGAGGATCTTCCCAGTACGGCAATGACTCCGTGGTTTGTGCTCTGGGGAGCTTATAAGTTCACGGGAGACACAAAGTATCTGCAGCCATTTGGAGACAACGGGCCAGAATCGCTGCGCACAATCAACGCGGATGCGATGGACATTCTTCACACTCGCGATACGTGGGGCAAACAGCTTTTAGCGACCAACGCGCCCGATCGCCGCACTGATTCGGGTAACGCGTCCGAAACGACCGAGCAGCTCGCGTGGCAACTCACTGGCGACACCTCTCATCTGGAAAAGGTCTATGTCTCGCAGCTCGAGACAGCGTTTGATCGCGAGTTCATCAACCGTGAAGGCAGCCTTTGGATTGATCGCGTGTACTACAACAACGGCGAGCTCCAACGCGGTCGGCTCGGTGGAGTCGCGCTGATGCGCAACTTCGATTTTCCCGGCAACGTCGTAAGCTGGCGTTTCCAGGGTCCGGATGATGACACGAAGGTTGCGATTCTGGTGCCCGAGGGAACACCAAATCACATTCGAATCCTTGCCTACAATCTCGATGAAAAGCCGATCACAGCGAAAATGGCCGGATGGGAGGTCGATCCGGGCGAGTGGGAGATTCAGCAAGGCACGCAAGAAAATGAGACGCAGCCGGCAGCCAACATCTCCTCACGAGTCGCAACGTTCGAGCGCAGCCGCAGCATCAATGTCACCTTTGCGCCACACGCGACCACCGTCCTGGAACTGACGCTCAAACAGAAGGGAACACCGTACTGGTCACGACCCGATCTTGGCATCGACCCAGAGGATGTGAGAATAATGGGCCGGAGAATCACGGTAAAAGTGCATAGCCTGGGAGCAGTGGATGCTCCGCCGGCAAAGGTCGTGCTGCGTGACGCTTCCGGCAACATCCTTGCGACTACAATGTCACCCGCACTGAAAGCGCCAATTGACCTTGTCCCGAAGATCGCCGTCCTGACACTGCGCGCGCCAGCGAACGCAAAGCTTGACGGCGGCACAGTCACCATCGAGTCGACAGGCGATGTGCCGGAGACAACGCTCATCAACAACACCGTGAAGCTACCGCCGGTTTCAGCAGCCGCTGCTCCGCCTCACGTCGTGCCCCACTAG
- a CDS encoding carboxylesterase family protein: MHTTAGAIRGQVRDDVAVFLGVPYGADTSKTRFQAPLSPEPWQGDRDALSWGDRAPQLSGRGMTSRAGQHTEADTYRLPADEGNISEDCLHLNVWTPSPHARGHERRPVLFYIHGGAYNSGTVNSVLYDGTRLCRRGDVVVVTVNHRLNAFGYLYLAGVSADPKYADSGNVGMLDLVLALRWVKDNIAAFGGDPTRVTIFGQSGGGAKCATLMAMPAAHGLFHRVMTMSGQQVTAAPEAIATARARDFLAKLGLTTSDATLRSALDAMPLERLQEAARVSSAWLPVVDGRSLARDPFSPDAPPMSNDVPMILGNTHDETRGLIGGGQPALFSLTWDELPSALEKNVGSFLRPLKPETVIAKYREWYPKYSPADIFFAATTAFRSWPGQVIEAERRAESRAQPRTWVYEMDWPSPVAGGRFGAPHTVDIPFFFDNLAVAPGMIGGTAEDIERAQPLATAMSQTLVAFAKAGDPNHPGLPHWPAYELKQRATMIWNTPPHVVDDPRKNERELAAQAHYRQPGT, from the coding sequence GTGCACACGACCGCAGGTGCGATCCGCGGCCAGGTCCGTGATGACGTTGCGGTCTTTCTTGGAGTTCCGTATGGCGCCGACACCAGCAAAACGCGATTCCAGGCTCCGCTGTCGCCGGAACCATGGCAAGGCGATCGCGACGCTCTGTCTTGGGGCGATCGCGCGCCGCAGTTAAGCGGCAGAGGCATGACCTCGCGTGCCGGTCAGCATACTGAAGCCGACACGTACCGTTTGCCGGCCGACGAAGGAAATATCAGCGAAGACTGCCTGCACCTGAACGTCTGGACACCTTCGCCTCACGCCCGTGGCCACGAGCGCAGGCCCGTGCTCTTTTACATTCACGGCGGCGCTTACAACAGCGGAACCGTGAACTCTGTTCTTTATGACGGCACGCGTTTGTGCAGGCGCGGTGATGTCGTCGTGGTCACGGTAAATCATCGTTTGAACGCGTTCGGATACCTCTACCTCGCAGGCGTTAGCGCAGACCCAAAATACGCTGACTCCGGCAACGTTGGGATGCTCGATCTTGTTCTGGCGCTGCGTTGGGTGAAGGACAATATCGCCGCGTTCGGCGGGGATCCCACACGCGTAACGATCTTTGGCCAATCCGGCGGTGGAGCAAAGTGCGCGACGCTGATGGCCATGCCTGCGGCGCACGGTCTCTTTCACCGCGTGATGACTATGAGCGGACAACAGGTAACAGCCGCGCCGGAAGCAATCGCAACGGCGCGGGCCCGCGACTTCCTTGCGAAGCTCGGGCTCACGACATCCGACGCCACACTCCGATCCGCGCTCGATGCGATGCCGCTCGAGCGTCTGCAGGAAGCAGCCCGCGTAAGCTCAGCGTGGCTCCCCGTCGTCGACGGACGCAGCCTGGCCCGCGATCCTTTCTCTCCCGACGCTCCACCGATGTCCAATGACGTTCCGATGATTCTCGGCAACACGCACGACGAAACTCGTGGCCTCATCGGAGGCGGCCAGCCCGCCCTCTTTTCGCTCACATGGGATGAGCTTCCATCTGCGCTCGAGAAGAACGTAGGTAGCTTCCTTCGTCCTTTGAAACCCGAGACCGTCATCGCAAAATATCGTGAATGGTATCCGAAGTACTCTCCGGCAGACATCTTCTTCGCGGCGACCACAGCGTTTCGCTCGTGGCCGGGCCAGGTGATTGAGGCCGAACGGCGCGCGGAGAGTCGCGCGCAGCCGCGAACCTGGGTGTATGAGATGGATTGGCCTTCACCGGTCGCCGGCGGTCGGTTTGGCGCGCCGCACACCGTGGACATTCCGTTCTTCTTCGACAATCTCGCTGTTGCCCCCGGGATGATCGGAGGCACAGCAGAGGACATCGAGCGTGCTCAACCGCTCGCAACGGCAATGAGCCAGACGCTGGTTGCATTTGCGAAGGCCGGCGATCCGAATCATCCGGGGCTGCCGCACTGGCCTGCGTACGAGCTCAAACAGCGTGCGACGATGATTTGGAATACTCCTCCGCACGTGGTCGATGATCCGCGAAAGAACGAGCGCGAACTCGCCGCGCAGGCACATTACCGCCAGCCCGGGACCTAA
- a CDS encoding glycosyl hydrolase family 28 protein, translating into MFERRIPTVLALTLALSGIYKGRAQDTRHVIEPTIPRACTLLSANLHASDNVLPESDETKLDTQRIQSALDKCSLGQAVELRADGDHNAFLSGPLELREGVTLLIDKGVTLYASRNPKDFDTVPGTCGTSGPESRPCKPLISVNVKNAAIMGEGAIDGRGDRGVIGKPYTWWQQSRAAEPTNARYSAPRLIIANHADGLILYRIRLHNSPNFHVSVNNTNGFTAWGVHLLTPTVAGTDARNTDGIDPGNSQNITIAKSWIKNGDDNVAIKANVQHMSVLDNHFYTGHGMSMGSEARDEDDILVDTLTLDHTTSGVRIKANVQRGGMVRNIVYRNICMKDVPMPISISPFYNGQTTDGIVDLGMKGNLIPDYKDIRFENVISTTPGIAQIAGLNAEHLTEVTLNGVDVRGVQPDQVRAQFARITIGPVGSNLKFTGNGVTSDPASAPLKMSFSCKGKFVPYQD; encoded by the coding sequence TTGTTCGAACGCAGGATTCCGACCGTCCTCGCCCTTACGCTCGCGCTTTCGGGCATCTACAAAGGCCGCGCGCAAGACACGCGCCATGTAATTGAACCGACCATTCCGCGGGCGTGCACTCTGCTAAGCGCGAATCTCCACGCCAGCGATAACGTTCTGCCCGAGTCAGACGAAACAAAACTGGATACTCAGCGAATCCAGTCCGCACTCGATAAGTGCTCACTCGGGCAGGCGGTCGAACTACGCGCAGACGGCGATCACAACGCATTCCTCAGCGGGCCACTGGAGCTCCGCGAGGGCGTAACACTTCTTATCGATAAGGGAGTGACGCTGTACGCATCACGCAATCCGAAAGACTTCGATACCGTTCCCGGTACCTGCGGCACCAGTGGTCCGGAGAGCCGTCCCTGCAAGCCTCTCATCTCCGTCAACGTGAAGAACGCCGCGATCATGGGAGAGGGTGCGATCGATGGACGAGGCGACCGCGGTGTTATCGGCAAACCGTACACATGGTGGCAGCAATCCAGAGCTGCCGAGCCAACCAACGCCCGCTATTCAGCTCCCCGACTGATCATCGCGAACCATGCTGACGGCTTGATCCTCTATCGCATTCGGCTGCACAACTCCCCAAACTTTCACGTCTCCGTCAACAACACGAACGGGTTTACCGCCTGGGGCGTTCACCTTTTGACTCCAACTGTCGCCGGTACCGATGCGCGCAACACTGACGGCATCGATCCAGGGAACTCCCAGAACATCACGATCGCCAAGAGCTGGATCAAGAACGGCGACGACAACGTCGCGATCAAGGCCAACGTTCAGCACATGAGTGTGCTGGACAATCACTTTTACACCGGGCACGGTATGTCCATGGGATCCGAAGCTCGCGATGAGGACGACATTCTCGTCGACACTCTCACACTGGATCACACCACGAGTGGTGTCCGCATCAAGGCGAACGTGCAACGTGGGGGCATGGTCCGCAACATTGTGTATCGGAACATCTGCATGAAGGATGTTCCAATGCCCATCTCAATCAGCCCCTTTTATAACGGCCAGACGACGGACGGGATTGTCGATCTTGGGATGAAGGGCAATCTGATTCCCGACTATAAGGACATCAGATTCGAAAACGTCATTAGTACAACTCCGGGCATCGCCCAGATCGCCGGCCTGAATGCCGAGCACCTGACCGAGGTCACACTCAACGGAGTGGATGTTCGTGGAGTTCAGCCAGACCAGGTAAGAGCCCAGTTCGCCAGGATCACCATCGGCCCGGTGGGTTCGAATCTCAAATTCACCGGCAACGGTGTAACGTCGGATCCTGCCAGCGCACCTCTCAAAATGTCCTTCTCCTGCAAGGGCAAGTTTGTTCCCTATCAGGACTGA
- a CDS encoding pectinesterase family protein, with product MISTSPRRLSLLVLLIIAGSPLVSKADSAPVVTVGKQTAGFHTLQEAIDQAPPTGEVIRIAPGTYREKVHITTPNIHLIGTGANPQDVVLSWNDAAITAGGTSKSGSVTVNADGFEAENLTIENTWENEHTRTQEGSQAVALLMSSDKAVLDRVRLLGAQDTLYANSRTCHDNLPKDGSAPPADTPACRASRQYFRDCYIEGHVDYIFGDAKAVFDHCELHPRHSATVMLTAQSKHFPAEDSGYYFLHCRITGEDNGDHVILGRPWRDYSTVVFYDTYIQKPLAPEGWSDWNGRLKTSTYREYKSYGPGVNGGHRIVTYPKLTREEEKKLNPRALLSGNDNWNPVAEANALRRSAERTK from the coding sequence ATGATCTCTACGAGCCCCCGACGCCTCTCCTTATTGGTGCTGCTAATCATTGCCGGTTCGCCACTTGTCTCCAAGGCAGACTCAGCCCCGGTAGTCACGGTCGGCAAACAGACCGCCGGCTTCCACACACTTCAGGAGGCAATCGATCAGGCGCCGCCGACCGGCGAAGTAATCCGCATCGCCCCGGGAACCTATCGAGAGAAAGTGCACATCACGACACCGAACATCCACCTCATCGGCACAGGCGCGAACCCGCAGGATGTCGTGTTGAGTTGGAACGACGCGGCGATCACGGCCGGCGGCACAAGCAAGTCGGGTTCTGTCACCGTGAACGCGGATGGTTTCGAGGCCGAGAATCTCACGATCGAAAACACATGGGAGAACGAGCACACGCGCACGCAGGAAGGCTCACAAGCTGTCGCGCTGCTCATGAGTTCTGACAAAGCAGTCCTCGATCGTGTGCGCCTGCTTGGCGCGCAAGACACGCTATACGCCAATAGCCGGACGTGTCATGACAACCTCCCGAAAGACGGCAGTGCGCCACCCGCGGACACGCCCGCATGCAGAGCGTCGCGCCAGTACTTTCGCGATTGTTACATCGAAGGTCACGTCGACTACATTTTCGGCGATGCAAAAGCTGTCTTCGATCACTGCGAGTTGCACCCGCGTCACTCCGCCACTGTGATGCTTACCGCGCAAAGCAAGCACTTTCCCGCTGAGGACTCCGGCTACTATTTCCTGCACTGCAGAATTACCGGGGAGGACAATGGCGATCACGTCATCCTCGGTCGTCCGTGGCGGGACTACTCAACGGTCGTCTTCTATGACACGTACATCCAAAAGCCGCTGGCACCAGAAGGATGGTCGGACTGGAACGGCCGCCTGAAAACCAGCACCTATCGTGAGTACAAATCGTACGGCCCAGGCGTAAACGGCGGACATCGGATCGTCACCTATCCCAAACTCACGCGTGAAGAAGAGAAGAAGTTGAATCCCAGGGCATTGCTGTCGGGGAATGACAACTGGAATCCCGTCGCAGAGGCTAATGCGTTGCGACGGTCAGCCGAGAGAACGAAATGA
- the pelA gene encoding pectate lyase has translation MTNRSGRLSGIHIAAVLAGIGAFIVTSIGGATIIGKSEPAESLTISRISALPTSQRGAWLTYFHRSEQQEKIDRAALAAERQGMKDVPPDPPLGPSARSMPLNREASWYSSPEARHIADVIVSFQTPSGGWGKNMNMDGAPRVQGESFVTDNSNRFPSPGDFDAARDPSWHYVGTIDNDATTTEMHFLAKVQAGIPHTDGEKYRASFLRGVQYLFAAQYPNGGWPQVWPLEGGYHDAITFNDDAVYNATQLLTEVSDGNPDEAFVPADIRKKAEISVAKSIECILAAQVELAGKKTVWAQQIDMLTLKPVAARNYEPAALSSEESSDLLMCLMRIPHPKTQERNAIIAGISWLRAHAIYGKAVIGGRNTSEGRHVVEQQGAGPLWARFYALNTQQPVFGDRDKTLHDDMNEISQERRNGYAWFNTEPAAAIKMYENWCANHGACPAGNEDHGAARSASR, from the coding sequence ATGACAAATCGCTCAGGGAGACTTTCCGGCATTCACATTGCAGCGGTTCTTGCAGGCATTGGCGCGTTCATTGTGACCTCGATCGGCGGAGCAACGATCATCGGAAAGAGTGAACCGGCAGAGTCGCTCACCATCAGCCGCATTTCAGCGCTTCCAACGTCTCAGCGTGGCGCGTGGCTAACCTATTTCCATCGCTCAGAACAGCAGGAGAAGATCGATCGCGCTGCGCTCGCGGCCGAGCGACAAGGAATGAAAGACGTGCCGCCCGATCCTCCCCTCGGTCCATCCGCGCGTAGCATGCCGCTCAATCGCGAGGCCTCATGGTACAGCTCCCCGGAGGCGCGCCACATTGCCGACGTGATTGTGAGCTTTCAAACCCCTTCAGGCGGTTGGGGAAAAAACATGAACATGGACGGAGCGCCACGTGTTCAAGGCGAGAGCTTCGTTACGGATAACTCCAACCGCTTCCCGAGTCCCGGCGACTTTGACGCAGCGCGCGACCCGTCATGGCACTATGTCGGAACGATCGATAACGACGCAACAACAACCGAGATGCACTTTCTCGCCAAGGTTCAGGCAGGCATCCCGCATACAGACGGAGAAAAGTATCGCGCATCCTTTCTGCGCGGTGTGCAATATCTGTTTGCCGCGCAGTACCCTAACGGCGGCTGGCCGCAGGTGTGGCCGCTCGAAGGCGGATACCATGACGCGATCACCTTCAATGATGATGCAGTTTACAACGCAACACAGCTGCTGACTGAGGTCTCTGACGGAAACCCGGACGAGGCGTTTGTACCTGCGGACATTCGCAAGAAGGCCGAGATTTCCGTCGCGAAATCGATCGAATGCATTCTCGCCGCGCAGGTCGAACTCGCCGGCAAGAAAACGGTTTGGGCGCAACAAATCGACATGCTCACGCTAAAACCGGTTGCCGCACGCAACTATGAACCCGCAGCTCTTTCATCTGAGGAAAGCTCCGATCTACTCATGTGCTTGATGAGAATTCCGCATCCGAAAACACAGGAACGGAACGCGATCATCGCTGGCATATCTTGGCTCCGCGCGCACGCGATTTATGGCAAAGCAGTCATTGGCGGTCGCAATACGTCGGAAGGCAGGCACGTGGTCGAGCAACAGGGCGCGGGGCCGCTCTGGGCTCGTTTCTACGCACTCAATACACAGCAACCTGTCTTTGGAGACCGCGACAAGACGCTTCACGATGACATGAATGAGATATCACAGGAGCGCCGAAATGGTTATGCCTGGTTCAACACTGAACCGGCGGCTGCCATCAAGATGTATGAAAACTGGTGCGCCAATCACGGGGCCTGCCCAGCAGGCAATGAGGATCACGGCGCCGCTCGATCTGCTTCTCGCTAG
- the nadC gene encoding carboxylating nicotinate-nucleotide diphosphorylase, whose translation MALLEDAPWGDLTSEVVLPEDAQIVAELVAREGGVLCGEDVFSTAMSLTGPVAVQFRKKDGESFCAGEVPARIEGPARAILHAERVALNLVQRLSGIATLTAKFVAEAAGTKARIVDTRKTTPGLRLFERYAVRCGGGGNHRFSLSDAVLVKDNHLAALRTGGDEELAKRLRAALSNLPHTTHVEIEVDRLDQIETALAAGAHTVMLDNFSLDDLRAGVRQIAGRALVEASGGVSLDTVRGIAATGVDLISVGALTHSVRSLDLGLDIRNSQAGSYPG comes from the coding sequence ATGGCTCTTCTCGAGGATGCGCCATGGGGCGATCTCACGTCTGAAGTTGTTCTCCCAGAGGACGCGCAAATCGTCGCCGAACTGGTGGCGCGCGAAGGAGGAGTGCTTTGCGGCGAGGACGTCTTCTCTACAGCAATGTCTCTCACCGGCCCGGTGGCGGTTCAGTTTCGCAAAAAGGATGGCGAATCCTTCTGTGCCGGTGAAGTACCTGCGAGGATAGAGGGTCCCGCGCGGGCTATTCTTCACGCCGAACGAGTTGCGCTGAATCTCGTGCAGCGCCTTTCCGGGATTGCCACGCTTACGGCGAAGTTCGTTGCGGAAGCGGCGGGTACGAAAGCGCGAATCGTCGATACCAGAAAGACAACGCCGGGACTGCGCTTATTCGAACGCTATGCAGTTCGGTGCGGTGGTGGTGGTAATCACCGGTTCTCTCTTTCGGACGCGGTCCTCGTAAAAGACAATCATCTCGCCGCGCTACGGACTGGAGGAGATGAGGAATTGGCAAAGCGGCTGCGAGCCGCGTTGAGCAACCTGCCACACACCACGCATGTAGAGATCGAAGTCGACAGGCTGGATCAGATTGAGACTGCCCTTGCCGCAGGTGCTCACACCGTTATGCTGGACAACTTCAGCCTTGATGATCTGCGCGCTGGAGTGCGGCAAATCGCAGGACGAGCGCTGGTCGAGGCGAGTGGCGGCGTATCACTGGACACGGTGCGCGGCATTGCGGCGACTGGTGTCGACCTTATCTCCGTAGGAGCCTTGACTCACAGCGTGCGGTCGCTTGATCTTGGACTTGATATCAGGAATTCGCAGGCCGGTTCGTATCCTGGCTAG